One genomic segment of Oncorhynchus mykiss isolate Arlee chromosome 10, USDA_OmykA_1.1, whole genome shotgun sequence includes these proteins:
- the LOC110533718 gene encoding brain-specific homeobox/POU domain protein 3-like, whose protein sequence is MMSMNSKQPFSMHPILHEPKYTPLQSTSEAIRRACMPTHSLQSNIFAGFDETLLQRAEALAAVDIAKSHPYKPDATYHTMTTMTSMACTPTSSSAHLHHPSVLTSHHHHHHPHHQGSQGLDGDLLDHLTPGMSVSLGGMPGSDVCSTASHPHAHMSAINHMQQHHHHQQAMNMHPHSMGSHTSLGGGVDSEPDPRELESFAERFKQRRIKLGVTQADVGSALANLKIPGVGCLSQSTICRFESLTLSHNNMVALKPILEAWLEEAERAQREKMTKPEIFNGGDKKRKRTSIAAPEKRSLEAYFAVQPRPSSEKIAAIAEKLDLKKNVVRVWFCNQRQKQKRMKFSATH, encoded by the exons ATGATGTCAATGAACAGCAAACAACCTTTCAGTATGCACCCCATACTGCACGAGCCCAAATACACGCCTCTGCAATCGACCTCAGAGGCCATCCGGAGGGCATGCATGCCCACTCACTCG CTGCAAAGCAACATCTTCGCCGGCTTCGATGAGACTTTACTGCAGAGGGCGGAAGCGCTGGCAGCGGTGGATATCGCAAAGAGCCACCCTTATAAACCAGACGCGACCTACCACACCATGACCACGATGACCAGCATGGCCTGCACCCCCACCTCATCCTCGGCCCACCTCCACCACCCGTCTGTGCTCACctcgcaccaccaccaccatcacccccatCACCAGGGCTCTCAGGGTCTGGATGGCGACCTGCTGGACCACCTGACCCCCGGCATGTCTGTCTCCCTGGGAGGGATGCCCGGCTCCGACGTCTGCTCCACTGCCTCCCATCCACACGCTCACATGTCCGCCATAAATCACAtgcagcagcaccaccaccaccaacaggCAATGAAcatgcacccccacagcatgggCTCGCACACCTCGCTGGGCGGCGGCGTGGACTCAGAGCCAGACCCCCGGGAGCTGGAGTCGTTTGCAGAGCGGTTCAAGCAGAGGCGGATCAAGCTGGGGGTGACGCAGGCGGACGTGGGCTCGGCCCTGGCGAACCTTAAAATCCCCGGGGTCGGTTGCCTCAGTCAGAGCACGATTTGCCGGTTCGAATCCCTCACCTTGTCTCATAACAACATGGTGGCCCTGAAACCCATCCTGGAAGCGTGGCTGGAGGAGGCGGAGAGGGCGCAGCGGGAGAAAATGACCAAGCCAGAGATTTTCAACGGAGGAGACAAGAAGAGAAAACGCACCTCCATCGCTGCTCCCGAGAAGCGCTCATTGGAGGCATATTTCGCCGTGCAGCCGAGGCCCTCGTCTGAGAAGATTGCAGCAATAGCCGAGAAACTGGACCTGAAAAAGAACGTGGTCAGGGTGTGGTTTTGCAATCAGAGGCAAAAGCAGAAAAGGATGAAGTTTTCTGCGACTCACTAG